The Microtus ochrogaster isolate Prairie Vole_2 chromosome 4, MicOch1.0, whole genome shotgun sequence nucleotide sequence AGTTCAGGGTTCCTTTCTACCAAAGGCCAGAGAGAAGTTAGTTGACACTGTGGATCTTTCTTTGGTTGTTGTAGGTAGTTGATTTTCCATTTGCTGGAGTAGGCTTATTCAATTCTTGGGGTGGTCAGGCAGAGTCTGAACGAAGCCCTCCTTGTTTGCTGGGTCCCTACCTTAAACTTTTGTATGATTCACAAACCTTCTTGCCTCACAAGTGACTGTCACCCTGATGAATTTAACAGACACCCAGAGGCCAGCGCCTCTGAAGGCTCCCACCTCTTCCCAGTCTCCTCGGTGCGTCTTGTGTTTCCGGTGCCCTCACAAAGCCTTTTCTCCACACAGGCTATGGGCACACGGTGCCCTTGTCAGATGGGGGCAAGGCTTTCTGCATCATCTACTCCGTCATCGGCATCCCGTTCACCCTCCTCTTCCTGACGGCTGTGGTCCAGCGTGTCACCGTGCATGTCACCCGCAGACCCGTCCTCTACTTCCACATCCGCTGGGGCTTCTCCAAGCAGGTGGTGGCTATCGTCCATGCTGTCCTGCTGGGGTTCGTCACCGTGTCCTGCTTCTTCTTCATCCCAGCCGCTGTGTTCTCCGTGCTGGAGGATGACTGGAATTTCCTCGAGTCCTTTTACTTCTGCTTCATCTCGCTGAGCACCATCGGCCTGGGGGATTACGTGCCAGGGGAAGGCTACAACCAGAAGTTCCGAGAGCTGTACAAGATTGGGATCACATGTGAGTACCTGTGGCAGGCTGCATCCCGTGTGCCTGCTCTGTCCCCATGTTCTTTGTCTAGGGACTGACGGTCCTGTGACAgtgcctgcctgctttctcttgaATCTATTTTCTTCATTCCCCTGACTTCCTAGAGCTATTTCGCTTCACCCATTCCAATATCACAACTCTGACTGCTTAGTGGTGTGCCCAATGCACCTGGAAGTCACCGCTAagtttcttgtatgtgtgtgtttttatgtgggGCATGCAAGTATCCTCGTTTGTGCTtgtgaagtcagagaacaacctccccagtccttcctccGGTgcctttgtgtttgagacagggccgcTCTTTGACTTGGTATTTCACCAGCAGCCTAGGTTGGCTGACTAGGGAGCTCTAGGCACccacctgtctccgcctcccatcTCGTcatctctgggattacaagtacaaGCCATGGCACCAGCATTTCCCAAGGACTTGGAAGATCCAGCTCACACTTGTGATGCTCTTGACTGCCAgggccatctcccaagccctgaTGGATTTCTCAGATAGTGTGACAGGCATACTAGCTGTCTATTACTTCAGTAACTTACATTACACTGGTAACTATTTTACACGCAAGAAAATAAGACCTCTGCTTGTCACCAACATCGTGGTCTTTAATTTTCCAGGAAATTTCTCTAAGTAGTCACTGGCCTCATTTATCTGTGTCTTCCATCTTGAAGTTACCTAGCACCAATTATTCTCAGAATttatgtgtagaaaatgaggcagGCAAATTTTAGAGGCCTCATTTGGCAAAGTGCTGGTTGCTCaagcgtgagaacctgagttcagatccttagtGTCCACgtggaaagccaggtgtggtggaatgGTGGTAGGGACAGACACAGAAGGATCCCAGGGTCGCTGACAGGTCTGTCTAGCCAAAACGGCAAGCTTTGGGTGCAGCAAGAGATTCTGTCCCAAAAATAAACTGGAGGGCCATTGAAGACAGAGACTGTTGACCTCTGGCGTCTACAGTGAAAAGAGAGACTGCCGACCTTTGGTGTCTCCATTGAAGACAGAGACTGCTGACCTCTGGCGTGTACAGTGAAGACAGAGACTGCCAATCTGTGGCATCTCCATGCACATTCACCAGCAAGCACAtccacatacacgcatgcacacagcaCTTCAGTCTGGAAAAATGCAGCCATTCATCTGGAAGAAGCAGATTTCCTGTGAGCCCTCTCTGTGTGTTCAGGATGAGTAGCAAGCAGCCCTAGCATAGTTTCCTCTGCTGCCTTCCCTGGGCTCTTTTCACCTGTGATCCTGCCCAGCTACAACTTCTAGGAAGCAGTCGGTGTCCTCACCCTGTCTTGCTGTCTTAATTCCAGAAAGCGGTTGGTTGAACTATATTTGAACACTTCGGTGAAACCGTCAGCTCACCAGGAACAAAACCTGCACTCATAAACCCAGTGCTTCCTGGCTCTTGGCGCCAGTCCAAGCACAGTAAACATTTGCCAGAGTGTTCTGCAGGAGGGTTTCCTACTCATTATTATTTTAGAGTCTGGGTGTAGCTCCAGGACCACCCCACAGCCGGCCTGCCTTGCTTGTAGAGCTAGACTGGCTTGTCTCTAATTTGGTAGCATGACAAATCTCCTCAGTGTGgagttctttttgtgtttgtattttgtaCTTGAGATCTTTCTAAGAAGTGGGATTGCTGGCCCCAAATGAACAAGCTTCTTTCGTGAGTCACAGAACATAATTCTGAGGCCCCCCAAAGGGAACACAAGTGCACACAGTCACTGGTGTCCGAGTTTCCATCCTCTTTGGGTggcattggccaaaacagttctaggcattttgtgtgtgcatttgatgGCAGTGTAGATAGAAGCCATCTTAAGTTTCTTTCCAGCTAGCAGGCAAGTCTTTAGTTTTCACTTGGCTTTCTAATTTCTTTGAGAAGTAGAATGTCCCTGAAATTGTGTTTTCTGgttcatcttttctcttctgttaattGCTCTTTTCTATCTCCTGATCTGTGAGCTAGCTTAGCTTTCCAAAAAACACCGAACCCAGAGGGCATGGCTGCACACCTGCAGCCCCCGCATGCCCACCAGAGGGCGTGGCTGCACACCCGCAGCCCCAGTGCCAGCAGAGGCGGAGACAGAAGGGTCGCTGAGGCTTGCTGGCCGCCAgcctaactccaggttcagtgagagactttgtctcaaggaaTGAAGCAGAGAGTGAGCGAGTGGGACATCCAGTGTCCTGGCCTCTGCACTCACGTACATGGGTGCCCCCTCCTGCCTGTGTGAAGCTCACACATATGATGGGAGCCCGTGGTTGTGTCTAATCCAAGTTCACCGATGGCTAAgtcatttcattcttctttaagtTCCTCCATGAGCCCTGGACTTCAAACATGCTTCGGAATAAACTGTACAGCTTggagaactctgtgtgtgtggtgtgggcgGAGAATAAGTCATGCAGTCTTGATTTTGTGGTACTTGGTCGAACTGAGCTGCTGCCGTGTTTTCTGCCTTGCAGGCTACCTTCTCCTCGGACTCATCGCCATGTTGGTCGTCCTGGAAACCTTCTGTGAGCTCCATGAGCTGAAGAAATTCAGGAAAATGTTCTATGTGAAGAAAGACAAGGATGAGGATCAGGTTCACATCATGGAGCATGACCAGCTGTCCTTTTCCTCCATCACTGAGCAGGCGGCCGGCctgaaggaggatcagaagcaaAACGAGCCTTTCGTGGCCTCCCAGTCACCCCCCCATGAGGATGGCTCTGTGAACCACTGAGCCTGGGCCTTCAGATTCCAGACGTGAGGCAGAGCCTTGACTGTCCATTTTTACAAGGAAGTCAAAACAAGATGACGTCATTTTAagaaatatcaatattttaaaaacatgggaCTTTGGGCTCTGGAGGTGGGTGTCTAATCCCTGCCCAGATGAAATGTGTGCCTGTAATTCATAGGAGGCACATCACCTGGACATCACATACTGGGATGGATACTTGAAGCAGTGTGCTGCAGGGGATGGGAGCAGATTTTATATATAACAGGGGACTCTGGGTTTGCATTCTAATCATTTTTGCTGACAGCTATAATAgcaacatttatatttaaaaaaaatagagagagatgTATTTTATAAATAGGCTTAAGTGTCCTGGCTTGCATGTACCtatccaaaataattatttttgtaggATCTAAATTAACGCTATTTATAATAAATAGGTTACCATCCACTGTGTACATAGaacatataaatatgtttataccCTGTACATATGTGTAGGCTACCAGATCTCCCTGTACTCCTTAAGCAAAGATaagaaatagtttttctttttgatttctcTTTATACTAAAGAACTCAGAATTGCCACAAGATAGAAGGCATAAGAAACCCAAGAGAAAATCAGTATGATATTATATTACCGTATTTGTTTCTGCCTTCTTACGATGGTGTGGGACCAGATGTCCAGTGATGAAGAGGACTTATGGGAAGGTAAAGATATTTGGTCTGGAAGAGTTACTGCTGTTTCTACACACCTTACAGTAAAGCACAGGACACAGTGTCAATGGCCCCAACGAACAGATTACGTCAGGCTAATCTGAGAAGTCTACATGTAGAAGCTGAAGTCAATAAAATCATGGCAGGTTGCAATCTCGTGTTTTACTCTGTCTGATGTTTTCCTCCATATCTACAGTCTATGTGGACACTGCTTTAGAGATAATGATAGTAGCCATCTGGGATGTGCCTGGTGTATCTGAGATATCAGGAAGGCCCTGTGTGATGTCAGATGTTCACGCTCTTGCTGTCATGGCTCATACCCAGAGGTGATTCCCCTCACCTGGTGATGACCTGGTCATATCCGTGACTGCAGGGTGTGGTCCTCACATTAGGGTAGCTCGCTCCCACCACCTAAGCCTCTTGTTGCCCACTCCTGCCTTATCCTCTCAACATGGATCTGAACCAGGCTTGGGCCATTTTATTCCAGAATCACTATCGCAGCACAGCCCTGGAATTAGCAACTTTACAGGCAAATACACACAATCTCAGGTGTGAAAAGTTTGAAGTCATTTTACGTCATTTGCTCAGTGTTGGGATTTGAATGTTTTTAACACTCAGTCCTCCACTTGTGGTACTTTTTGGTACCCCATGATGGAATGGATCCTCTGAAGCCTTGAGTcaataaacccttccttaagttgtgTTTGACAGCTAATTGGGTCACAATAATGACAAGAGCAATAGAGAGGCTAAGCTGGGGGCTGGGCCTCCCAGTCTCTTTGTTCATGGCTCTGTGTCCCCTGCTTGGGTCATAAAGAGAAGTTTGAGAAGGCAGAGGCTAAGAAGCATCACTGTTAGGAGGTCCCACTTGTGTCTCCTGTAGGTGTCAGGACTCAGAATCACAGGAGAGGGAGCTACAGCAAGGGAGGACCATGTGACCGTCATCTGCCCACCAGTGCTCAGGAAACAGGTCCACAGCGTCGGCAGCTGCTATGAACTCCAGGCCCAGGCATCCCTGGGAGAGGAAACAATGTCGACAGCTGTGGAAGTAACGGGTGAAGCGGGCTCTCGAGGGGGCACACCTATGAGTGGAAATAACACACATGCCAGTTAGCAGTGCAAGGCCATGGTGCCGGTGACACTGTGAGTCAGCAAAGCGAGCACGGACTCAGCCGAAGGTTGGAAGCAAGGTTTTGTGGGGAAGCTGGTCCTAGAAGATTAAGCATAAGGACTTTTTTGGAGACCAGGTGCTGTTGGTTGTTTtcactctttgctctttgagggTCCCACATCCAGCCCCCAAATAGatcacacggaggcttattcgttcttatgaatgcccagtcttagcttgacttgtttctgccagcttttcttaaattatcccatctacctgtTTTTCTGcccttttacttttctctatttctgtgtatcttttctttcctccttactctgtgtctggctgtgtggctgggtgtgaccccttcttttcttgctacttgatcttttcttcccagatgtcacctcctatttattctctctgcctgccagccttgcctatcctcctgtcttgctattgaccgttcagctctttattagaccaatcaggtgttgtAGACAGACAAAGTAATacatcttcacagagttaaacaaatgcagcacaccttagcatcattaaacaaacgtttcacagcatagacaaatgtaacacatcttaaaataatattccacaacaactgTATAAAGACCGAGTTTCGGAGCCAACAGAGACACCTGGCTCTGTCATCCATGCCACCCAGTATGGGGTTCAGGTAAGCTACTCTCTACCATGGTGTCTTCAGTGTCTAAGATGCCTCATGGATGAAAGGATTATTTAAAACAATGCCTGATACATTATATACCTGACCTGTCCCAGGAGGGGGACACTAGGATGGTTTCTTGAGGGTGTGGAGTTTATTAGAAAAGTTATTAAagacatggacagacagacagcagtaATATGGGGGTTTGAAGAAAGTTCAGGCCCCAATCATAGACAGACAGCATGGCTGGGCCTCTgaagaaaggaagccaaggcTCTTGGGGCAGATGTGGGGTATCTTCTACTTTCACAGCACAAGCCAGGCAGAAGTTCAGGAAGTTGTCAGGAACCAGGATGTATGGTCACTATAGCTCCTTAGATTCAATTTCCTCTGCAAGTGAGAAACCCTGGAACCTGAAGTCTGTTACTAGGGACTCAGCAACAATGTCTCAGTTTGCATCTGGATATCTGTGAGAAGGGAAGGTCTACTGCAAGGTACTGTGGGCTGAACAGCTGCTGGATTTGCACATCACAGTCCCCTAAACTGGACACCCCATGTCACTCTGTTGTGTTCTCAGGTGGTTAGTCTTGGTTGCAGAAGGCTAATTTGGTAGAATGTTGTCTATTTGTAGGCCCAACTGCAACTATAGAGAATTTCTCATAACAATCTATAGGACACTTTTTGCTTTTATCCTACATCATTTAACTGGCTAAGGTTCTTTGTCAAATGTAGTTATTTCTGGGCCAGATAGCTCAGTTATTAAAGTATTTATCCCACAaccttgaggacctgagttcaagccccagggtCTATTTTAAAGAAAGGCATGCTGGcacatttgtaactccagtgctagggGAGCTTAGACAGCTGgggctgggacttgctggccagtaGCCTAGCCTGCCTAGCCTGGTTGCAAAGTcctggccaatgagagactctttCAAAGTAACAAGATAGTTGGTGCTATGGAATGacacctgaagttgtcctctgatctccagaggcacaggcacatgcacacacacacacacacacacacacacacacacacaccagcacaagCATGCCACACTCGAACACACACTCTTCTATGAGTACACAGGGATGTATCCATTTCCAGAATTATCTGTCTACCTCAGGTAGCCTTGAGATCAGATCCCACACTGATGTATTACTGTGAACACAGATATCAGTAGTTATCCCTGTGACCTATGGGAGGACCCAGGCTCCGCTTTTGTAGGAGGAAACCTGATCAGAGTGAAGATCTTTATAGAATCAGCTACCATGAGAGAGATTTCTTCTCCCTATAAAAATTGACAATGGTGTTTTCTTGTGTCTTGTCACTAAATTAAGGCTACAGTTTAGGACCTCATCTGTCCAGGTAATAACAAACCAGAGATAAAATAGGAATTGATTTTCCCTGGCTCTTGCTGCACAATAATTGTGATGTTGGCAACAGCTCTGCTGGGGCTTTTGGAAGGCATGGGGGTggatggacatgtgtgtgtgtgtgtgtgtgtgtgtctgtgagtgtgtaagcatgtatgtgtgtatatgtgtgagtatatgaaCATGGGATAtatgtgtagatgtgtatattggtacgtgtgtgtggtgtatgtatatttgtggtatgtgtggtttgtgtatgtgtatggcctctgtgtatgtgtggtgtgggatGTGTGTAAGAGTTCATATGCATAtattgtggtgtgtgtctgtggcatATGCATGAGGTACAATGTATCTTTGGAGCATGAGGTACAATGTGTCTTTGGAGCATGAGGCACAATGTATCTTTGGAGCATGAGGTACAATGTATCCTTTGAGCATGCGATACAATGTATCTTTGGAGCACAAGATACAGTGTGTCTTTGGAGCATGAGATACAATGTATCTTCAGCTAGGTTGCAGAGAGAGGTGAATCCTGGTGTTCaattcactttctcctttttattcagctcAGGACCCCAGCCCACGGTATAAAATCACCCACTGTTAGGGAGGGTTTTCCTGCCTtgataaatataatttagaaCCTTCTCATAAGCTCAGAGGCCTGTCTGTTAGGTGAGACTAGACTGTGTCTGGGTGATAGCCCGTATGAACCACCACAGTCTCTTATAGTTGCACACGACCTGGGGACCCAGGGCAGCAGACCCAAGTGCTACAAGCAGTGGACTACTCTCATCCAGACACTGCTTGTTTCCTTCCTAAATCAACATGCAAATGAAGCTGATAAAGCCTCACAGAGAACCTTTTCCACCAGACAGGTCTTAGTTtagacatctacacacacacacacacacacacacacacacacacacacacacgtttaacTTTCTTTCAACTGTTGACCAGCTAAAGGTTCTCACAGGTCATGTACTGTCCCATGCTAAGCTTATGACAGTgggtctctcctccctcttctctctagACTTGACACGCTGTTTATTCATTTACACaacatttttttcctcaatgGGTCCTATTATTGACACTGTTATCCTTTTAGTACCCTTCCTGAGGGTCCTAAGGTTCTCAGATGCTGCCTAGAGTTGGGCATCTCATCAGTGCCATAAcctattacttttttttgttgttcctttAAGATATCTAGGGGAGGCCaggctatggtggtgcatgcttttaatcctagtacttgggaggcagagtcaggcaggtctttgtgagttcaaggccaatttggtctacaaagtatgtttcaggatagccagggctgaaTAAGTAAGAACACCTGTTGTGACCTGCTCATGCGCATTGTGGCAAGTTTTCTTGTCAAACTGTCTTTGGTTGGTCATCCCACAAATAATGACCTGGAGacattattaactatgaaagtttggcctttagGTTAGGCTTGTCCCCAGTTAGctcttattactttaaaaaaaaaaacctgtttctattaatctacattctgccctgTGGCTCCGTCACCTCTGCTCTGTACCGTATGTCCTACTTCTTCAAAGTCTCATGGGTATCTCCCTCACAATCCACGCACCTAGATTCATCTCcagcctctttttctctccctggaaattcTGCCTATCTCTTCTGCCAGCTATTGGCCCAtcagatctttattaaaccaatcacagtgacacattttcacacagtgtaagcaaatattctgcaacagtgCATCTTAGCGATGAAGGCCCAAGAGCTATGCCTGCCTCCGCTGAGCACACAGCAAGATATGTCACTGCTGATGCGTGTGCACGGCGGTGTGAACAGGCCTGAGCAAGGCCACCTGTCTAATGTTAATATCCTGCATCCTGTGTAAGTCTgtgaacctgagtttgaattcccaaaacaaatgggtttttgtttgttttgttttcagtttatgtTTCTAAGTAAGATAAAGTGGCATGAACCTGtattctgaatgctgggatggtGGCGACTAGATCTCAGAGGCTCTCTGGCCCGCCAGCCTAGCAGAATTGGCGAGTCTTTGCCTAatgagaaaccctggctcagaTGATCAAGTGGAGAGTGATAAAGACCCCTGATATTGATCTCTGGGctccatgtgtgcatatacatataagctctctctccctcttacacacacacataaaactctCTCACATATACAACTctctctcaaatacacacacaccatacacactacacatacactatacacatacacacactatacacatgcTACagtacacacactacacataccacacccattcatacacacacacaccacacacacactacacccatactacatacatacactacacacacagacacactctacaaatatatatatacactacacacatatatacactacacacatacactatacacaccacatacactttTTTCACAGCCCCTTCAGCTTTCATTCACTTCTCCATTTCCTGCCATCCCTGGCACCAGCTTGATGCCCATTTGTTCGGCCTGCCATTAGCTGGTGTCCTGATGGCCTCGCTCTGACCCTGTGCCAAACTGTGCCAC carries:
- the Kcnk1 gene encoding potassium channel subfamily K member 1, with product MLQSLAGSSCVRLVERHRSAWCFGFLVLGYLLYLVFGAVVFSSVELPYEDLLRQELRKLKRRFLEEHECLSEPQLEQFLGRVLEASNYGVSVLSNASGNWNWDFTSALFFASTVLSTTGYGHTVPLSDGGKAFCIIYSVIGIPFTLLFLTAVVQRVTVHVTRRPVLYFHIRWGFSKQVVAIVHAVLLGFVTVSCFFFIPAAVFSVLEDDWNFLESFYFCFISLSTIGLGDYVPGEGYNQKFRELYKIGITCYLLLGLIAMLVVLETFCELHELKKFRKMFYVKKDKDEDQVHIMEHDQLSFSSITEQAAGLKEDQKQNEPFVASQSPPHEDGSVNH